Genomic window (Kangiella profundi):
ATTTCAGCTGGCTGTGCTGTAACTTCTTCTACCTGAGTCGCTTCTGGGTCATCCAGTAATCCTGACTCGGCAGCTTCTTCCTGGCCAATGGCATGAATGGTCAATGCCAGTGCGAAGAAGATAATGGCCAGTATTGTGGTACTTTTGGTTAAAAAGTTACCCGCACCAGGCGCACCAAATAATGTGTTAGAAGCGCCAGCGCCAAATGAAGCGCCAATTTCTGCTCCCTTACCTTGTTGGATCAAAATAATGCCAACTAGAAGTAAGGCAACAATTAACAAACTAATCATTAAAAATAATTGCATCGTATTATCCTGCTATGTTGCAAATCGCGATAAACTCGTCTGCTTTTAAAGAAGCCCCGCCAATCAATCCACCATCGATATCGGGCTGGGCCAACAATTCTTCGGCATTCGCAGCTTTCATGCTGCCGCCATAAAGTATCTTAATTGATTCAGCGACTTGAGCACTCTTATTACGTAAATGCGCACGAATCGCTGAATGAACTTCCTGAGCCTGGTCTGGCGATGCTGTTACGCCGGTTCCGATTGCCCATACGGGTTCATAGGCCACTACTATATTAGCAAATGCATCAATACCGAGGGTATCGATCACAGCAT
Coding sequences:
- the secG gene encoding preprotein translocase subunit SecG, with amino-acid sequence MQLFLMISLLIVALLLVGIILIQQGKGAEIGASFGAGASNTLFGAPGAGNFLTKSTTILAIIFFALALTIHAIGQEEAAESGLLDDPEATQVEEVTAQPAEIPTEAQAEIPSEIPTETQEDISTEIPTAEEESISETIPEATEEETKKDDQDQ